Proteins encoded by one window of Ignavibacteriota bacterium:
- a CDS encoding NADP-dependent isocitrate dehydrogenase, whose product MSNYKIIWTKIDEAPELASYCLLPIVQSFTKGTAIDIETRDISLAGRVIANFPDNLTDEQRIPDYLSQLGEIVKQPDANIIKLPNISASIPQLQATIKELQQKGYKIPDYPEEPKNDEERILQERFAKCLGSAVNPVLREGNSDRRAAASVKKFAQKFPHRMMKPWPTEGSKSKVAYMKSGDFYGSEKSMTMSNADDIRIEFVNPNGDVKVLKPKVSLLAGEIIDCAVMNVKSLREFYSKQIEEARKDGVLLSLHLKATMMKISDPIMFGHAVSVYYKEALDKHSDSLKEIGANLNNGLADVIEKLDRLPANKKAEIEADIAKVYENQPPLAMVDSRYGITNLHVPNNIIVDASMPNVVRDGGKMWNANDELQDCISMIPDRSYATMYEAIIEDAKVNGQFDPSTMGAVSNVGLMAQKAEEYGSHDKTFEATESGTIRIVSSAGNILLEQIVEKGDIFRMCQTKDLPIKDWVGLAVRRARAAQAPAIFWLDENRAHDREIIKKVNSYLPEYDTNSLDIRIMKPVDAMKFSLERTRKGQDTISVTGNVLRDYLTDLFPILELGTSARMLSIVPLLNGGGLFETGAGGSAPKHVQQLVKENHLRWDSLGEYCALVPSLELAYEKTNDKKVKILAETLDTAIGVYLENGKLPSRKVKELDNRGSSFYLALYWAKELAQQNEDSELKSRFTEINNSLTENEAKITAELIEAQGQPVELGGYYMHDFEKTTAIMKPSKTFNNIIDSL is encoded by the coding sequence ATGTCAAATTACAAAATAATCTGGACTAAAATTGACGAAGCTCCCGAGCTTGCATCTTATTGTCTGCTCCCAATTGTGCAAAGTTTTACAAAAGGAACAGCAATAGATATCGAAACGCGGGATATTTCACTTGCCGGAAGAGTTATAGCCAATTTCCCTGATAATCTTACTGATGAACAGAGAATTCCTGATTACCTGAGCCAGCTTGGTGAAATTGTTAAGCAACCTGATGCAAATATCATTAAATTGCCAAATATCAGTGCTTCAATTCCGCAATTGCAAGCAACTATAAAGGAATTGCAGCAAAAAGGATATAAAATTCCCGATTATCCTGAAGAGCCAAAAAATGATGAAGAAAGAATATTGCAGGAAAGATTTGCAAAATGTCTTGGTTCTGCAGTAAACCCTGTTCTCAGAGAAGGTAATTCTGACAGAAGAGCAGCTGCATCAGTCAAGAAATTTGCTCAAAAATTTCCTCATAGAATGATGAAGCCTTGGCCCACGGAAGGCTCTAAGTCTAAAGTTGCTTATATGAAGTCTGGTGATTTTTATGGCTCTGAAAAGTCAATGACTATGAGTAATGCTGATGATATAAGAATTGAATTTGTAAATCCAAATGGTGACGTAAAAGTATTAAAACCAAAAGTTTCTTTGCTCGCTGGAGAAATAATTGATTGTGCTGTAATGAATGTAAAATCCCTTCGTGAGTTTTACTCCAAGCAAATTGAAGAAGCTCGTAAAGATGGAGTTCTTCTGTCTTTGCACTTAAAAGCTACAATGATGAAAATTTCAGACCCTATAATGTTTGGTCATGCTGTGTCTGTTTATTATAAAGAAGCACTTGATAAACATTCTGATTCATTAAAGGAAATCGGTGCAAATTTAAATAACGGGCTGGCTGATGTGATAGAAAAATTAGACAGGCTACCTGCTAATAAAAAAGCAGAAATTGAAGCCGATATTGCTAAAGTATATGAAAATCAGCCGCCCCTTGCAATGGTTGATTCAAGATACGGTATTACTAATCTACATGTTCCTAATAACATAATTGTAGATGCTTCAATGCCTAATGTTGTACGAGATGGTGGCAAAATGTGGAATGCTAACGATGAACTTCAGGATTGTATTTCGATGATACCCGATAGAAGTTACGCTACAATGTATGAAGCAATCATCGAAGATGCAAAAGTAAATGGGCAGTTTGACCCTTCTACAATGGGTGCGGTTTCGAATGTCGGGCTTATGGCTCAGAAAGCTGAAGAATACGGCTCACACGATAAAACATTCGAAGCGACAGAAAGCGGGACAATCAGAATTGTTAGTTCCGCCGGTAACATACTGTTAGAGCAAATTGTGGAAAAAGGCGATATTTTCAGAATGTGCCAGACTAAAGACCTGCCAATAAAAGATTGGGTTGGTTTAGCAGTTAGAAGAGCGCGTGCTGCTCAGGCTCCTGCTATTTTCTGGCTGGATGAAAACAGAGCTCACGATAGAGAAATTATAAAAAAAGTAAATTCCTACCTTCCGGAGTACGATACAAATTCGCTTGATATTCGTATTATGAAGCCTGTTGACGCAATGAAATTCTCACTCGAAAGAACAAGAAAAGGTCAAGATACTATATCAGTTACAGGTAACGTTCTCAGAGATTATCTGACAGATTTATTCCCGATTCTTGAGCTTGGAACGTCTGCAAGAATGCTTTCAATAGTACCACTTTTAAATGGTGGTGGTCTTTTTGAAACAGGCGCAGGTGGATCAGCTCCTAAGCATGTTCAGCAGCTTGTTAAAGAAAATCACCTCAGATGGGATTCTTTAGGTGAATATTGTGCTCTTGTGCCTTCGCTTGAACTGGCTTATGAAAAGACAAATGATAAGAAAGTTAAAATTTTAGCCGAAACTCTCGATACAGCTATTGGTGTTTATCTCGAAAATGGCAAGTTGCCATCACGTAAGGTTAAGGAGCTTGACAACCGTGGCAGTTCCTTCTATTTGGCTTTATATTGGGCAAAAGAATTAGCGCAGCAGAATGAAGATTCTGAACTTAAAAGCAGATTCACTGAGATTAATAATTCTTTAACTGAAAATGAAGCGAAAATAACTGCAGAACTTATCGAAGCTCAGGGACAGCCTGTTGAATTGGGCGGTTATTATATGCATGATTTTGAAAAGACAACAGCTATAATGAAACCAAGCAAGACATTCAATAATATAATTGATAGTTTATAA
- a CDS encoding carboxypeptidase regulatory-like domain-containing protein encodes MKLYFFLILSALMLIFVQSCTDNTTSPDKSFTFSGFVYDADDNPIVEASVEIIDESEKVKYNTKTNAEGEFSFSAVNIDFETYRLRISADGFKTMIKSPNDFLKDGKSENLNIKLSKLSEDDDCCGVISFVVKKNDSDDLLSGAEVKLSNKDGIIDTKKTSDDGKVEFTELCEGKFFYRIALDGFKVLEGYKEIGKCDTVEVAVELIKKQEEEETCCNNSADFLIKDESGNPLKSVKVLFRRDGAVKYEGYSDESGKLKITDICKGKYSVLIKQEGFASQELDLEFDCEQNLEKAVVLKKNSEEPCCDNILKVSIKEAGSGNPINDAKLILWQNGKMIYYGYSKDGIAAIDGICKGKYTAEIVIDGYKSIEWSIEFDCKQTIEIIKELQKKEGSDCCGKAFIYIKDNKSGNPIANAEVKVTFDGKNRILKTDENGKVVFEELCIGKHFIRVAHSDYKVSEDYFYIESCDKPVEKDIKLQGKEGDDCCNNQMKFEINDKDGNLLNNVQIKIIKEKSIVTTLKTQNGTAASDKQLCKGNYVVMIYHESYDVLEFEVYLDCNEVKEFNKILTKKDVCCDAWAKVWVTDFDTKKALNGSKVRIWKDGKLIETLTVEDGYVKFTNLCEGKYAFDVTYDGYKGQEWNSEIKCKQDNVFEKQMKKVE; translated from the coding sequence ATGAAATTGTATTTTTTTCTCATTTTATCAGCTTTGATGCTGATTTTCGTTCAGTCCTGTACCGATAACACCACATCGCCTGATAAATCCTTTACATTTTCCGGATTTGTCTATGATGCTGATGATAATCCGATTGTTGAAGCATCGGTAGAAATAATTGATGAGAGTGAAAAGGTAAAATATAACACAAAAACAAATGCTGAAGGTGAATTTTCATTTTCTGCAGTAAACATTGATTTTGAGACTTATCGTCTCAGAATTTCAGCTGATGGTTTCAAAACCATGATTAAATCACCTAATGATTTTCTCAAAGACGGTAAGTCGGAAAATCTCAATATCAAACTATCCAAGCTTAGCGAAGATGATGATTGTTGCGGAGTAATTTCTTTTGTAGTAAAAAAGAATGACTCAGATGATTTGTTGTCCGGAGCTGAAGTCAAGCTATCAAACAAAGATGGGATAATTGACACGAAGAAAACCAGTGATGACGGTAAAGTTGAATTCACGGAACTTTGCGAAGGAAAATTCTTTTATCGTATAGCTCTCGATGGATTTAAAGTCCTTGAGGGATATAAGGAAATTGGGAAGTGCGACACAGTAGAAGTTGCTGTTGAGTTAATCAAAAAGCAGGAAGAAGAAGAAACATGTTGCAATAATTCTGCTGATTTTCTGATTAAAGACGAAAGCGGAAACCCTCTGAAATCTGTAAAGGTATTGTTCCGCAGAGATGGTGCTGTCAAATATGAGGGATATTCAGACGAAAGCGGTAAGCTGAAGATTACTGATATTTGTAAGGGTAAATATTCGGTTTTAATAAAGCAGGAGGGATTTGCTTCACAGGAACTGGATTTAGAATTTGACTGTGAGCAGAATTTAGAGAAAGCTGTTGTTTTGAAGAAGAATTCTGAAGAGCCATGCTGCGACAATATTTTGAAAGTATCAATTAAGGAAGCCGGCTCGGGTAACCCAATTAATGATGCTAAACTTATTTTATGGCAAAATGGCAAGATGATTTACTATGGATATTCAAAAGATGGCATTGCGGCGATTGATGGAATTTGTAAAGGAAAATATACTGCCGAGATAGTCATTGATGGATATAAATCTATAGAATGGTCAATAGAATTTGATTGTAAGCAAACAATTGAGATCATAAAAGAATTACAGAAGAAAGAAGGCTCAGACTGCTGTGGCAAAGCATTTATATATATTAAAGACAATAAATCGGGCAATCCAATTGCAAATGCTGAAGTCAAAGTTACTTTTGATGGAAAAAATCGCATTTTGAAGACCGATGAGAATGGTAAAGTTGTGTTCGAAGAATTATGCATAGGAAAGCATTTTATAAGAGTTGCTCATAGCGATTATAAAGTTTCTGAAGATTATTTCTATATCGAATCATGCGATAAACCGGTAGAAAAAGATATCAAACTTCAGGGAAAAGAAGGCGATGACTGCTGCAATAATCAGATGAAATTTGAAATTAATGACAAAGACGGTAATCTGCTCAATAATGTTCAGATCAAGATTATCAAAGAAAAGTCAATTGTTACCACACTCAAAACTCAGAATGGTACTGCTGCTTCTGATAAACAACTTTGCAAAGGAAATTATGTTGTAATGATCTATCACGAAAGCTACGATGTACTTGAATTTGAAGTCTATTTGGACTGCAATGAGGTTAAGGAGTTTAACAAAATTCTTACCAAAAAAGATGTTTGCTGCGATGCATGGGCTAAAGTATGGGTAACTGATTTTGACACCAAAAAAGCTCTCAATGGTTCTAAAGTTAGAATATGGAAAGATGGAAAACTTATTGAAACACTTACAGTCGAAGATGGTTATGTCAAATTTACAAATCTTTGTGAAGGTAAATATGCTTTCGATGTCACTTATGATGGCTACAAAGGTCAGGAATGGAATTCAGAAATTAAATGCAAGCAAGATAATGTATTTGAAAAGCAGATGAAGAAAGTAGAATAA
- a CDS encoding TonB-dependent receptor — MKFLFTILLVLVIAGSTALAQGVTTGSITGRVTDDGNMPLKSATVTALHVPSGTTYGAITRADGRYTILGMRVGGPYRVVASFLGYAKKQYENISVTLGQTNELDFKLIESRIQTQDVIVYGKSDAVFNSDRTGAATSVSSDAIDALPTINRTIGDFTRLTPQSRGNSFAGQDNRLNNITVDGSYFNNSFGLGGQPGERTNVAPISIDAIEQIQVNIAPYDVRQGNFVGAGVNMVTKSGTNEYSGSVYFQNRTDALVGTKIGERDFDPGTFGFNMIGGRLGGPIIKNKLFFFANFEWEDDVRPGTNYKANDGTQEAGGNVTRVLRSDLDQLSSFLKQNFGYETGAYEGYDFGTPALRFILRLDYNLDEKNKFSLRYNHLNSKSDILLSNSSSLGFGTRRTTINSLNFQNSNYAILENIRSIIGEWNSVVNDNMTNNLIVGYRFHDESREAPGSLFPFVDILDGSQVYTSFGTEPFTPSNELRYSSFQIQNNFNWFLKDHTLLFGFSYERYESENIFFPGSQSAYVYNSLEDFYTDANDYLANPNRTTSPVNLRRFQYRYSNIPGQDKPVQPLKVNYMGFYVQDEWTVLNNFRLTGGIRVDIPMFEETGFRNEAAEQLVFKDEAGNNVQYRTDKLPEAAPLISPRLGFNWDLMGDKTTQLRGGTGVFTGQPAFVWISNQIGNNGVMTGFERLDGTDANPVNNRPFNPNPDAYKPASVTGEPASRYELALTDENFKFPQVWRTNFAVDQRMPWDVIGTAEFIYTQDVNGVYYINANLSDPSSNYAGPDNRERWTSGNRIHSNIDNAVVLKNQDIGYSWNIAASLEKSFEKGLYAKVGYAYGVAKNTVDPGSIAFGSWNNNQHSGNPNNPGLGYSAYTPDHRYFAAMSYKLDYFNVGSTTLSLFLDAYTGGRQSYVFAGDFNGDGGTSNDLIYVPKDQSEMNFQEYTASGVTFTAAEQANAWEAYINQDDYLSSRRGQYAERNGVKLPMVTRLDLSLSQEIYGEIFGKRNGIILRLDLFNFTNMLNPDWGVRQVLENNQPLLSQTALPDGTPQYRLRRINNEWIKNSFINGNSIFDVWRMQFTIRYMFN; from the coding sequence ATGAAGTTTTTATTTACTATTTTACTTGTGCTGGTAATAGCAGGCTCAACTGCATTAGCACAAGGTGTAACTACAGGTTCAATAACCGGTCGTGTAACTGATGATGGCAATATGCCACTGAAAAGTGCAACAGTTACAGCTCTTCACGTTCCATCGGGAACAACTTACGGCGCAATTACACGTGCTGACGGTCGCTATACTATACTTGGTATGAGAGTAGGCGGACCATACAGGGTTGTTGCCTCGTTTCTTGGATATGCCAAGAAACAATATGAAAATATAAGTGTTACACTTGGACAGACAAATGAACTTGATTTCAAATTGATTGAATCAAGAATTCAAACTCAAGATGTTATTGTTTACGGCAAATCGGATGCTGTATTCAATTCAGACAGAACAGGTGCTGCAACATCAGTATCGAGCGATGCGATTGATGCACTTCCTACTATTAATCGTACAATTGGCGATTTTACAAGATTAACTCCACAGTCACGCGGAAATAGTTTTGCTGGTCAGGATAACAGATTGAATAATATTACTGTTGACGGCTCTTACTTTAATAACTCTTTTGGCCTTGGTGGCCAACCCGGTGAAAGAACAAATGTTGCACCAATATCAATTGATGCGATTGAGCAGATTCAGGTAAATATCGCTCCTTATGATGTACGTCAGGGTAATTTTGTTGGTGCCGGTGTAAATATGGTTACAAAGAGCGGTACAAACGAATATTCAGGCTCAGTCTATTTCCAGAACAGAACTGATGCTCTTGTTGGTACAAAAATCGGCGAAAGAGATTTTGACCCGGGTACTTTCGGTTTCAATATGATTGGCGGAAGACTTGGCGGTCCGATTATCAAAAATAAATTATTCTTCTTTGCAAATTTTGAGTGGGAAGATGATGTACGTCCCGGTACAAATTACAAAGCTAATGATGGCACTCAGGAAGCAGGTGGTAATGTTACAAGAGTTTTAAGAAGCGATTTAGACCAATTAAGTAGCTTTTTAAAACAAAATTTCGGTTACGAAACAGGAGCTTATGAAGGATATGATTTTGGTACACCTGCTCTTAGATTTATCTTAAGATTAGATTATAACTTAGATGAGAAAAACAAATTTTCATTGAGATATAATCACTTGAATTCAAAATCTGACATATTGTTATCAAACTCATCATCTCTTGGATTCGGTACAAGAAGAACAACTATAAATTCACTTAATTTCCAGAATTCAAACTATGCAATATTGGAAAATATCCGTTCTATCATTGGTGAGTGGAACAGCGTTGTTAACGATAATATGACAAATAATCTTATCGTAGGTTACAGATTCCACGATGAAAGCCGTGAAGCTCCTGGTTCTCTGTTCCCATTTGTTGATATTTTGGATGGTAGTCAGGTTTATACTTCATTCGGCACCGAACCATTCACACCAAGCAATGAGTTAAGATACTCAAGTTTCCAGATTCAAAACAACTTTAACTGGTTTCTTAAAGACCATACTCTGCTCTTTGGTTTTTCTTATGAAAGATATGAATCAGAAAATATCTTCTTCCCAGGTTCACAAAGTGCTTATGTATATAATTCACTTGAAGATTTCTACACAGATGCTAATGACTATTTAGCAAATCCAAACCGTACAACTTCACCTGTAAATCTTCGTAGATTCCAGTACAGATATTCAAATATTCCCGGACAGGACAAGCCGGTTCAGCCACTCAAAGTGAATTATATGGGCTTTTATGTTCAGGATGAATGGACAGTGCTTAATAATTTCAGACTAACCGGTGGTATTCGTGTTGATATTCCTATGTTTGAAGAAACAGGATTTAGAAATGAAGCAGCCGAACAACTTGTTTTCAAAGATGAAGCAGGAAATAATGTACAATACAGAACTGACAAACTTCCTGAAGCAGCACCTTTGATTTCACCTCGTTTAGGTTTCAACTGGGATTTGATGGGAGATAAAACTACTCAGTTGCGTGGCGGTACAGGCGTTTTCACAGGTCAACCTGCATTTGTATGGATATCAAACCAAATAGGTAATAACGGTGTAATGACCGGTTTCGAAAGATTAGACGGAACTGATGCAAATCCAGTAAACAATCGTCCTTTTAACCCAAATCCTGATGCTTACAAGCCCGCCAGTGTTACAGGCGAACCTGCATCAAGATATGAACTTGCTCTTACTGATGAAAACTTTAAATTTCCACAGGTCTGGAGAACTAATTTCGCAGTTGACCAGAGAATGCCTTGGGATGTAATTGGTACAGCTGAATTTATTTATACTCAGGATGTTAACGGCGTTTATTACATAAATGCAAACTTATCTGACCCAAGTTCAAATTATGCCGGTCCTGACAATCGCGAGAGATGGACTTCCGGCAATCGTATTCATTCTAATATTGACAATGCTGTTGTTCTTAAAAATCAGGATATCGGATATTCATGGAATATAGCTGCCTCATTGGAAAAAAGCTTTGAAAAAGGTCTTTATGCAAAAGTAGGTTATGCTTATGGTGTAGCAAAGAATACTGTTGACCCTGGTTCTATAGCATTCGGCTCATGGAATAACAATCAACACTCAGGAAACCCGAATAATCCGGGACTTGGCTATTCAGCTTATACACCTGACCATAGATATTTTGCGGCTATGTCTTATAAACTTGACTACTTTAATGTTGGCTCCACAACACTTTCTTTATTCCTCGATGCCTATACAGGTGGCAGACAAAGCTATGTATTTGCAGGCGACTTCAATGGTGATGGTGGTACAAGCAATGACCTGATTTATGTTCCTAAAGACCAGTCAGAAATGAATTTCCAGGAATATACTGCAAGTGGTGTTACTTTCACTGCCGCAGAGCAAGCAAATGCTTGGGAAGCATACATTAATCAGGACGACTATTTAAGTTCGAGACGTGGTCAGTATGCTGAAAGAAATGGAGTGAAACTTCCTATGGTTACAAGACTTGATTTAAGCCTAAGCCAGGAAATTTACGGTGAAATTTTTGGCAAAAGAAATGGTATAATTCTAAGACTTGACTTATTTAACTTTACAAATATGCTAAATCCTGATTGGGGTGTAAGACAAGTATTAGAAAATAATCAACCGTTACTATCACAAACTGCACTACCTGATGGAACTCCACAGTACAGACTCAGAAGAATTAATAATGAATGGATAAAAAATTCATTTATAAACGGCAACTCCATTTTCGATGTTTGGCGTATGCAATTTACCATAAGGTATATGTTTAATTAA
- a CDS encoding glycosyl hydrolase: MKYIYILLLASFVNCSQLIADNKSEDSKLPSLSGLKMRCIGPALTSGRIGDIAVNPNNKSEMYIAVASGNVFKTTNKGVTFTPIFDNYGSYSIGCVTLDPNNPSVVWIGTGENNSQRSVGWGDGIYKSTDGGDSFKKMGLDKSEHIGKIIVDPNNSNVIYVAAQGPLWGPGGDRGLFKSTDGGKSWEKSLFISDNTGVTDVVIDPRDSKTLYAASYQRRRHVWTLLNGGPEGAVYKSTDAGTTWEKIMSGMPSGDIGRIGLAISPINPDFVYALVEAEDDKSGFFKSTNRGAKWIKQSSVKSASPQYYSEIFCDPVELDKIWMPDTYTKVSVDGGKNWKNVSLKQRHVDDHAIYIDPDNNNYVLIGGDGGLYESYDGGENWRFFENLPVTQFYRIQADNSEPFYSVYGGTQDNNSLGAPARTRHSGGILNQHWIYLVGGDGYKPQIDPKNPNIIYGQWQYGNIIRYDKLSGEIAGIQPQPEKDEELRWNWDTPLIISPHKPERLYVAANKVFMSNDRGHSWTKISDDLTRKIDRDQLKVMDKIWSPEAVAKNQSTSLYGNIISLVESPVKEGLLYIGTDDGLIQVTDNNGKSWTKIESFPGVPANTYVSDIYASRHDENVVYASFNNHKDADFKPYILKSNDKGKTWSSISSDLPDNGPIWTIEEDTQDANLLFAGTEFGLFYTNNSGKKWTQLKSGLPTVAVRDLDIQERETDLVIGTFGRGIYILDDYSPLRYLNDEFTEKDAFIFPIKDALMYIEDRSESRNNEGSTFYRGENHPFGAVFTYYLKDVPKTKKQIRKEEESKLNKEGKIPPYPTFEQLREEDLEESAYLLFTIRNAENTIIRRLKQSPSAGINRIVWDMKYPSSSSVMEKTDPNKHSSMPVVPGRYSVSMELYHNGQFKELHPAVEFRCKPLESRTMPAQDVEFLAEFQQKVSSLSSAVSASTTIIKDMQSKLKAIKNAVKATPEAKLELISKTDLLISKLNELNKELNGDESISNRAGNQPLSISGRIGYIVFTMWYTTSSPTQTNIDSYKIADSEFEKFISKLKYIYENDYKQLLSELDNIGAPWTPDRFPSRRR, encoded by the coding sequence ATGAAATATATTTATATCTTATTATTGGCATCATTTGTAAACTGTAGTCAGCTTATTGCTGATAACAAATCTGAAGACTCAAAATTGCCATCACTTAGTGGATTGAAAATGAGATGTATAGGACCAGCACTTACATCAGGAAGAATTGGCGATATTGCAGTTAATCCAAATAATAAATCTGAAATGTATATTGCAGTAGCTTCCGGCAATGTATTCAAAACCACAAACAAAGGTGTAACATTTACACCCATATTTGATAATTACGGCTCATATTCGATTGGTTGTGTTACATTAGACCCCAACAACCCTTCTGTTGTTTGGATTGGAACCGGAGAAAACAACAGTCAGAGAAGTGTCGGATGGGGCGATGGAATTTATAAATCAACAGATGGTGGAGATTCATTTAAAAAAATGGGTTTGGATAAATCTGAACACATCGGAAAAATCATTGTTGACCCGAATAATTCTAATGTTATTTATGTCGCTGCACAAGGTCCACTTTGGGGTCCGGGCGGCGACCGAGGTCTGTTTAAATCCACTGATGGCGGAAAATCATGGGAGAAATCCCTCTTCATTTCTGATAATACAGGCGTTACTGATGTCGTAATTGACCCGCGTGACAGCAAAACTTTGTATGCCGCTTCTTATCAAAGAAGACGTCATGTATGGACTTTACTCAATGGCGGACCTGAAGGAGCTGTTTATAAATCAACAGATGCAGGTACAACTTGGGAGAAAATAATGAGCGGTATGCCATCCGGCGATATTGGGAGAATTGGTCTGGCTATATCTCCAATTAATCCTGACTTCGTTTATGCTTTAGTAGAAGCGGAAGATGATAAAAGCGGATTTTTTAAATCCACAAACCGTGGAGCTAAATGGATAAAGCAAAGTTCTGTTAAGTCTGCCAGTCCACAATATTATTCAGAAATATTTTGCGACCCTGTTGAGCTTGACAAAATATGGATGCCCGATACTTACACAAAAGTATCAGTGGATGGCGGAAAAAATTGGAAAAATGTTAGTCTCAAGCAACGACATGTAGATGACCACGCTATTTATATTGACCCCGATAATAATAATTATGTATTAATAGGCGGTGATGGCGGACTTTATGAATCCTATGACGGAGGTGAAAACTGGAGGTTTTTTGAAAACTTACCTGTTACACAGTTTTATAGAATTCAGGCAGATAATAGTGAGCCATTTTATAGTGTTTATGGTGGAACTCAGGATAACAATTCACTTGGTGCACCTGCCAGAACCCGCCATTCAGGGGGAATTTTAAACCAACACTGGATTTATCTTGTTGGTGGAGACGGTTATAAACCGCAAATAGATCCCAAAAACCCAAATATCATTTATGGACAGTGGCAATATGGCAATATCATAAGATATGATAAATTGAGTGGGGAGATTGCAGGTATTCAGCCACAACCTGAGAAAGATGAAGAACTAAGATGGAATTGGGATACACCACTCATAATTAGCCCACATAAGCCCGAGCGACTTTATGTCGCAGCTAATAAAGTTTTTATGAGCAACGACAGAGGGCACTCATGGACAAAAATCAGTGATGATTTGACAAGAAAAATTGACAGAGACCAACTCAAAGTAATGGACAAGATATGGAGTCCTGAAGCTGTTGCCAAAAATCAATCTACCTCACTTTACGGTAATATTATATCTTTAGTAGAATCGCCTGTGAAAGAAGGTTTGCTCTATATTGGAACAGATGACGGACTTATTCAGGTAACTGATAATAATGGCAAATCATGGACAAAAATAGAATCATTCCCGGGAGTTCCTGCCAATACTTATGTTAGCGATATATACGCTTCAAGACACGACGAAAATGTTGTATATGCTTCATTCAACAACCATAAGGATGCTGATTTCAAACCATATATTCTGAAAAGCAATGACAAAGGGAAAACCTGGTCATCAATATCTTCGGATTTACCGGATAATGGACCAATCTGGACTATAGAAGAAGATACTCAGGATGCAAATTTACTCTTTGCTGGTACTGAGTTTGGGCTCTTTTATACAAATAATTCCGGTAAAAAATGGACGCAGCTTAAAAGCGGGCTTCCAACAGTTGCTGTAAGAGATTTGGACATTCAGGAACGCGAAACAGATTTGGTCATCGGAACTTTCGGCAGAGGTATTTATATCCTTGATGATTACAGTCCATTGAGATATTTAAATGATGAATTTACTGAAAAAGATGCTTTTATTTTCCCGATAAAAGATGCATTAATGTATATTGAAGACCGATCTGAGAGCCGTAATAATGAAGGCTCAACCTTCTACAGAGGTGAAAATCATCCATTTGGAGCTGTATTTACTTATTATCTGAAAGATGTACCAAAAACTAAAAAACAAATCAGAAAAGAAGAGGAAAGTAAATTAAATAAAGAAGGTAAAATTCCTCCATATCCAACTTTTGAACAACTTAGAGAGGAAGATTTGGAAGAATCAGCATATTTGCTTTTTACAATCAGAAATGCTGAAAATACTATTATCAGACGACTTAAACAAAGTCCTTCAGCAGGAATTAACAGGATTGTTTGGGATATGAAATATCCAAGTTCTTCATCAGTTATGGAGAAAACTGACCCTAATAAGCATTCTTCTATGCCGGTTGTTCCGGGAAGATACTCAGTATCAATGGAATTGTACCATAATGGTCAGTTTAAAGAACTTCATCCTGCCGTTGAATTCAGATGCAAACCTCTCGAAAGCAGAACAATGCCGGCTCAGGATGTCGAATTTTTAGCTGAATTCCAGCAAAAAGTAAGCAGCTTAAGCTCAGCAGTATCTGCATCAACCACTATAATCAAAGATATGCAAAGCAAATTGAAAGCGATAAAAAACGCTGTCAAAGCTACTCCTGAAGCAAAATTGGAATTGATTTCAAAAACTGATTTATTGATTTCTAAATTGAATGAATTGAACAAAGAACTCAATGGTGACGAATCTATTTCGAACCGTGCAGGAAATCAACCTCTAAGTATATCCGGAAGGATTGGATATATTGTATTTACTATGTGGTACACTACTTCCTCTCCAACACAAACAAATATTGACAGCTATAAAATTGCTGATTCAGAATTTGAAAAGTTTATTTCAAAATTGAAATATATTTATGAAAATGATTACAAACAGCTACTTTCGGAACTTGACAACATCGGTGCTCCATGGACTCCTGACCGGTTTCCAAGCAGGAGAAGATAG